The following nucleotide sequence is from Borreliella spielmanii.
ATATGTATTATTTTAATTTATCTTTAATAAAAATGCTTTAAGTTATACTCTTAAACAATAAAAATATTTTTGATTTGACCTTAGAAGGCGCTGACCGGAATCGAACCGGCGAATCAAAGTTTTGCAGACTTCTCCCTTAGCCACTTGGGTACAGCGCCTTGTAACATTGCTTAGTTTATTAAAAAAATAGAAAATTGTAAATATATTTTCTATTGAAGCATAATTTTTGAATTTCTTAGCTATTTTTATTAGTTTTATGTAAAATTTTAATGTATGAATAAAAAACTTAATGACGTTTTATTAAAATTGGATCAAGATTTAATAAAATATGTAAAAGGTTCTCTTAATTTAGAAATATCAGGAGTTACTTACAGTTCTAAATTAGTTTTACCCAGGTTTGTGTTTTTTGCTCTTCCAGGAATTCGTTTTGATGGGCATGATTTTATTGAAATGGCAATTCAAAAGGGTAGTAATGTTATTGTGTGTTCACAAGATTTGGATTTTTACAGCCCTAATGTTACTTATATTAAGGTAGATGACTTTAGTATAAGAAAATTTATGTCTAATTTTTCAAATATTTTTTATGATGAGCCTTCAAAAAAATTAAAAGTTATTGGAGTCACTGGTACTGACGGTAAAAGTTCTGTTTGCTATTATATATATCTGCTATTAAAAAAAAGGGGCATTAAAGTGGGCTTTGTATCGACGGTATTTTTTGATGATGGTAGCGGGAGCTTAATTAAAAATCCTTACAGACAATCAACCCCCGAGTCAACAGAAATACATGCATTTTTAAGTAATATGGTTAAAAATGGGGTTCAATATGCAGTTCTTGAATCTACTTCTCATGGGCTTGATTTTGAAACAGCAAGACTTATTGATGTTAATTATTTTGCGGCTGTTTTTACTAATATTGGACATGATCATCTTGAATTTCATGGTACAATTCGAAATTATGTGAATGTAAAGTTAGGCCTTTTTCAATCTGTTAGCGATGATGCTGGTTTTGGTGTTATTAATCTTGATGACGTTTATTCTTCTGACTTTAAGAATGCTATTAAAAAATCTTTTACTTATAGCTTAAAAAATAGTCAAGCAGATTTTTTTGTCAGTTTTATTGATGAGAAAACAGATTCTACCAGGTTTGAATTTTATTACAAAGGGATTAAATATTTTGCTAATGTTAATCTGCTAGGAAGCTTTAATGTTGAGAATGTAATGGCTGCTCTTATTTTGGTTTCTAAACTTCTGAATATCGACATTCAAGATATTGTTGATGAGCTTGTTTGTATTAAAAGTCTTGATGGGCGTATGGATAGCATTAATTTGGGGCAAAATTTTTCTGTAATAATTGATTATGCTCATACCCCAGGTGCTTTTTCTAAACTTTTTCCTATTTTTAAAAGATTTGCTATAAATAGATTGATTTCTGTTTTTGGATCTGCAGGAGAAAGAGATGTTGCAAAAAGATTTTTACAAGGACAAATTTCAGATATTTATTCTGATTTAATATTACTTTGTGATGAAGATCCAAGAGGCGAAAATAGTATGTGTATAATTAAAGATATTGCAAAAGGGATTGTGAATAAAGTTGTAAATCGGGATTTATTCTTTATTCCCGATAGAAGGCAGGCTATTGAAAAAGCAATAAGCCTTGCAAGGGCAGGAGATTTGGTTGTAGCTTTAGGTAAAGGTCATGAAAGTTCAATAATTTACAAAAATAGAGAAATGTTTTGGAATGAACAAGAGGTAGTTAAAAATGCTATTTTAAGTTTAGAAAAGGAGAAGTGATGTGAAAAAAAATCTTATGTTAATATTTGGTGGTGTTTCTTTTGAACATGAAATTTCTTGTAAATCTGCTTATAGTATTTATTTAGCCCTTTTAGATTTAAATAAATATAATATTTATCCTGTTTATATTGACAAGTGTTCAGGTATTTGGTATTTATTAGATTCTGTTTCTGATCCCCCAAATCCTATTAATACAGATGTTTTGCCTATTGTTAGTTTATTACCAGGTCTTGGAATTTTTTCAAATAACAAAAATCTTGATATTGATGTTGTTTTTCCCGTTGTTCATGGAAGAACCGGTGAAGATGGTGCTATTCAGGGAGTTTTAAAAGTTATGGACATTCCTTGTGTTGGTGCAGGCATTATGGGAAGCGCTATTTCTAGTAATAAATATTTTTGCAAACTTTTGCTTAAAAGTTTTAATATTCCTATAGTGCCTTTTATTGGGTTTAGGCAACATGATTACTTTTTAGATAAAGAGGAAGTAAAAAAAAATGTAAAGGAGAGTTTAGGCTATCCTGTTATTGTTAAGCCTGCAGTATTAGGGTCTTCGATTGGAATAAATGTGGCTTACAGTGAAAATCAGATTGAATCTTTTATTGAGGAAGCTTTAAAATATGACCTTACCATTGTAATAGAGAAATTTATTGAAGCTAGAGAGATCGAATGTTCTATTATTGGCAATGAAAAGATGAAAATATTTTCTCCTGGGGAAGTTGTTGTTCAGGATTTTATATTTTATGATTATGATGCTAAATATTCTGTTATTCCTGGAAATTCTATTATCTTTAACATCCCCGCACATCTTGAGACAAATCAGTTGTTAAGCATTAAGGAATATGCCTTTCTTGTTTATAAAAATTTAGAACTCAGAGGCATGGCAAGAGTTGATTTTTTTGTTGAAAAAAAATCAGGAGTAATCTATCTTAATGAAATAAATACTATTCCAGGATTTACCGATATATCTATGTTTGCTAAAATGTGCAGTCATGATGGTCTTCAGTTTAAGGACTTGGTAGATAATTTAATTGATTATGCTTTTCAAAGTTACATTAATAGAAAAAAAAGGATTAATTTTGAAGATTAATTTAATTTTAAAGTTTTTAGATTTTCAATCTCTTTGTCATTTTTTAGCTTAAAGTATTCAAGGTTTTTATATTTTTCTGCTTTAGGCAATGTTCCTGAATATTTTACCTTATAAGAATAATTTATTTTTATATTTTTTTCTTCTGTATTGGTGGTTTTATTATAAATTTTAACTTGATTTTTTTTAATATGAAGATTTGCAAATGCTTCATATACTATGTCGTCTTGAGATTTAAGAGTAAATGCAATTGTTGTTTTTTTAGAGTTAATTTTTTTAAGTGAAAATATAATTTTATTAGCCAATATTTTATAAGGAGTATTGCTTTGATAAATTATTAGCTTAGATGCGTTTTTAAAATGTAGCTCGATTTGATTTGCAATTTTTTGAGTAACCAAATCGATGCTATAAACAGCTCTTTCTGCTATATCTATTTTTTTAAAATCAATATTCATTAGCTCATCATTGGCTTTAATGCTAGTTTTTAATATTTTTTCGTTTGCTTGTAAAGTTAGGTTAAAGTCATTTGAAATTATTTGAATAGGATTTTTATTGCCTTTTGGGTATTCAATTTTTATTTTATTTATTTTTTCTGGAAAACTAACCGTTTGTTCTATTTGTATTATATGACCTTCTTTATTAATATTGCTAGATATTATGATTGTGGTTATTAAAAAAAAAGTTATAAGATTAAGATTTTCAGCTTTTTTTAAATTTTGTTTAATTTTTGGAAGTTTAGATTTTAAATGTTTTGAGATATTAATAAATATAGTAGAAAAAAGACAAATTGAGATTAGATAGCTTAGTGTAAGCGTATTTGTGATTGATGTAGTATTTTGTATTAATGTTATTAATATAAAATTAATTAACCAAATAATTATTACTATTATTTTTTGAATAATAGTATTTTTATTTGGTTTTATTAATAGCATAATGCTTTTTATGATAATTATTAAAATAAATTCTATTTTAATAAACATTAATATTATTAGTTCAATAATAGATGTTGATATTGCTAGGTATTTAAGTTGTCTGTAATTTAAATATATTGTGAAATTATATGTAAAAAGAGACAAAAGATTATATACTAGTAAAGTTGTAAAAAAAGTTATTAGATATTTGGGATTTGTTATGCTGTAAGCCGTTGTGTTTTCATAGCTTCCAAATATTTTATTTGTAATTAATAAGGATAGGTAAGTGCTTAAAAATAAAGTAAAAAACAATCTTACTAATTTGTAGTAATTATTTTTTACTTTCTTCATGACCAATCCAGCTTCTTTGAATTTTCTAATAAATACAATTATAATTAAGTTATAACAAACGTAAATTAATGCTATTAAAGCAATTTCATTGATTATTATTTTTTTAAAAGGAGTGTCAATTACAATATAGTGTATTTCATCAGTATTTTTACTTTTGTATTTATTAGTTAATGCTTCTTCGATTGATTTGTAAATTTCAAAAATAGTATTTTTATTTTGAGTTAATATAGGATTTAAATTGTTATTTATTATTAAAAGCGGTATAGATTCATCCCAATATAGATTGTATAAGTTGTTTAACTTTTTTTCAGTTATTTTTGATGTATTAAAATCAACTTTATTCTTTTCAAAGGTTTTTATAATAGCTTTTAAAAATCCCAAATTTGTTTTTGAATTTGTTATGAAAGATTCATTTTCTAAGTAAATTTTATTTTTTATTCTATTTTCGTTTAGCATTAAGTATATTGTATTTGTATTTTTCCCTAAATACTTATTGCTAAGTAAAATTCTACTGCTAATTATTGTATTTTGTTCTAAAGAATCGTCTTCAACAAAAAAAAAATTTATATTGTTTTCAGGGTTAGTATTTTTAAGTTTACTCAAAAGCTCAATGGCAATCCCAATTGCTAAATTATTTTTTAAATTATTTTGTATTTTAATTGGAATGATTATATTGTAAATATTTGTGCTTTTCCCTTTAATTTTGGAGTGTATTATTTTTTGAGAATATCCAATAAATCCAATTTCTTGCAAAGAATATTCCATATATTTGATTTCATTTGTATTAAAATATTTTTTTATATAATTAAAAGTGTTTATTATTTTTTCTTGGAGTTTTTTTGGTTTATGAATTTTTTCAATATGTGCTTTTATATTTTTTTCAGTTTCTATGTTTGCAATTTTATTGCTTAAATTGGATACATTTTTTTCTATTTTATTTGGCGCAATAGGGATGTTTTTTAAGTTAATTAATAATAATAACAATATCTTAATTATCATAATTTTTAATATCTTCTTCTACTTGCATTATTTGTAAGATATTTGGGTTTTCTTTTAAAGCATAAATAATTTTTGCAATATTTTTAGCATTTGATGAGACTATTATATTTGTTATTCCATGGCCATTTCCGCAGTCTTCTATTTTTTCGCTAATAAGTCTTACATCATTTATTGTAAAAATATTTTCAAGATAACTAAATATCCCTTTAAATTCTTTTAAAAGCAAAATAATGTGATGCACTTTTCTAGTTGGTGTTGCCTCCCACTCAACTTCAATCAACTGATTTTTTTTATAGTATTTAAGCTTTTGACAATTTTCATTGTGCACTATTATCTCATCTTTATGTATTATTCCAATAATATCTTCACCTGTTGTGGGATTGCATTCAGAATCCACCGCAATTCTTTTTATTTTAGTTTTGGTATAAGCTTTAAATAAGCTAAAAAGCTTTCTTTGTTCTTTGTTTGCTCCAACAAGATACGCAATAATATTATTGTCTACAAAAATTGTGTTGTCATTTTTGTTAAGCCATGATCTAATTTTTGATCGGGCTTTTTTTGTTCTTACACTGTTTAGCCATATTACATCTGGTTTTGAGTCTTTTGATGTGAATATTTCAACGATTTGTTCGTTTTTAAGTGGTTTTGTGATTGAGCTTATTTTTCCATTTATTTTTGCATAAAGAGCCTGATCTCCAATATCTGTGTGTATTATGTATGCAAAATCAATTGAATTTGATCCGAAAGGAAGTTCTACTACTTCTCCTTCTGGAGTGTAAACATATATGAATGTATTTAATAGCTCTTTGTGTATATCATTCATTGAATATTGACTTTTGTTAGCGGATTCTTGTTGCCATTTTTTTATTCGGTTTATAAATGAAAGATCATCAGCTTTGAGTGCAATTTGTTCTTTGTATATCCAGTGAGCTGCAACCCCGTAATTAGCAATTCTGTCCATTTCTTCTGTTCGAATTTGTATTTCAATAAGCTGGTTATCCTCAGGTATTCTTACGGTAGTGTGTAGTGATTGATATTTATTTTCTTTTGGGCTTGCAATATAGTCTTTAAGTCTTCCTGGAATTGGTTTCCACACTCTGTGAACAATTTCTAATATTTCATAACATTCTTTTTGTTTTTTGCAAATTATTCTTATTCCCAGAGTATCAAAAATTTGAGTCAGCTTGTTTGTTCTTGTTTGCATTTTTCTAAATATTGAATAAAAGTGCTTTGATCTTACTGTAATTTCTGCTTCGATTCCGCTTTTTTGAAGTTCTTTTTCTATTGATAATTTGCCTTTGTATAATTTTTTTTCTCTTTCTATTTTTGTTTCGGATAAAAAATTTTTTATCTCTTTATAATCTTTAGGATAAAGATGCTTAAATGAAAGATCTTCAAGATATGTTTTAAGAGATGAGATTCCAAGGCGTTCTGCTATTGGAACATAAGTTGAAAGGCAATCTTTTGCAATTCTATCTTGTCTATTTTTGGGCAAATAGGAGAGAGTTGTCATATTGTGAAGTTTGTCTGCCAGTTTTATTATTATTATTCTAATGTCATGTGTCATTGCAAAAAACATTTTTGAAATAGTATTAGCTTCTTTTATGCTTCTTGTTTTATTGTGTAAATCGTGAATTTTAGTTACACCATCTATTAAGCTTAAAATTTCCTCGTCAAATTCTCTTACTATTTCTTCTTTTTCAATATTTGTATCTTCAAGTACATCATGAAGTAGTCCGGCAATAGTTGCTTTAAAATCCAGTTGAAATTTAGCAAGAAATAATGAAACCATTATTGGATGAATAATGTAAGGTTCTCCACTTTCTCTGTATTGGCCATAATGGAGTTGTTCGGCTATTTCTAGAGCTTTGAATATGTTTTTTCGTTCAAATTCATCTTTGTAAGTATTTTCAATAGTTTTTTTAAAAATACTTCTAGCTTTTTCAAGATCATTTATTTTTATTAAGTGTGCAATCTCATATGCTTGTATCATGTTTTTGTCCTAATACCAACGCCCTTGCTCTTTTTTCAAGATCATAAATTGTTTTTAAATGTGAAAACCCTTTTTTGATTGCAAAATCTTTTAAACTTTTTATTTGCCAAGGAGCCGATTCTATTATTATGAGTCCATTTGGGTTAAGTTTTTCTTTTGCTTGGCTTAGTATTTTTCTAGAAATATTAAGCCCATCTTTTCCAAATCCTAAAAGAGCTCTTGAAGGTTCTTTTTTTATTTTATTTTTGATTTCTAATTCTTCTTTGTTTAAATAAGGAGGATTTGTAATAATTATATCAAGCTTCCCTTTTATACATTTTAGCAAATTAGATTGGATTATTTCTACAAATCTTTCAAGTTTGAGCTTTTTTGTATTTTTTGTGACTATTTGTAAAGCTTTTATTGAAATATCTGAGAGCATTATTTTTTTTTTCATATAATATGCAATGGAAAGCCCTATACATCCGCTTCCGCAGCATAAGTCTAATATTTTTTTAAAGCCATTTTGTTGGATTTGAATTAGGGCTTCTTCTACCAAACATTCTGTATCAAATCTTGGGATTAAGACATGCTTGTTTAGAGTAAATTCAATACCCATAAATTCTTTTTTTCGTAGTATGTAGTGAATAGGAGTTCCTTTTTCTATGTTATCTATGTGATCAAAAAAAAGGTTTTTTTCTTTTTTTGTTAAGCTTTTTTTTATATTTGCAATTATTAACTCTTTTTTAGTTTTTAAAACTAATTCAAGTATTAGAAGCGCTTCTATTGTATCTAAATTTTTACTTTTAGCATAATTTATAACCTCGTTTACATTCATTACTATATATTATTGCTTTTTAATGTTTGTTCTTGAAGTTCTATTGTCAAGGGATCAAGAAGTGGATCAAGTTCTCCTTGCATAAATTCTTCTAATTTATAAAGAGTTATGTTTGCTCTGTGATCCGTTATTCTATTTTGAGGAAAATTATAGGTTCTAATTCTTTCAGATCTGTCTCCTGAGCCGACTTGTTGTTTTCTATTATTTGATCTTTGTTCTTGTTTTTTGGAATCTTCAAACTCATAAAGTCTTGCTCTTAATATTTTCATTGCTTGATCTTTGTTTTTATGTTGACTTCTTTCGTTTTGGCATTGTACAACAATGCCTGTTGGTAGGTGTGTTATTCTAACTGCAGAATCGGTTGTATTAACGTGTTGTCCACCAGCTCCAGATGATCTGTAAACATCAATTCTTAAATCTTTTTCATTAATATCAATTTCAGTTTCTTCAATATTAGGTAGTACCGCTACAGTAGCAGCAGAGGTTTGAAGTCGTCCATTAGACTCTGTTATAGGGATTCTTTGCACTCTGTGAACACCACTTTCGTATTTTAATTTTTTAAATACATCTTTTCCTTTGATTTCAAAGATTATTTCTTTAAATCCCCCAAGTTCTGTTTCATTGAAGTTTATGATTTCTGTTTTCCATTTTTTTTTCTCTGAATATTTTATGTACATACCATAAAGATTATTTGCAAAAAGAGCTGCTTCTTCTCCGCCTGTTCCAGCTCTAATTTCAATTATTATATTTTTACTATCATTTTCATCTTGAGGTAAAAGTAGTATTTTTATTTCATGTTCAAGATCTTCTTTTTTTTTGTCTAGATCAATTAGTTCTTGTTTTATTAGCTCTTTCATTTCTTGTTGATCTTCTTTTTCCAAGATTATTTTGTTATCCTTAATTTGATTTAGTATTTTTTCGTATTCAATTTTTTTAGTATTTATTTTTTCTAAATGTGTATATTCTTTTATTATTTTTGAATATTTTTTTTGATTTTTAATTAGATTTATGTCTTGTAATTTTTCTTCTATCGACTTAATCTTACTTGTTGCTGAATTTAATTTTTCTAAAAACATTATGATTTCTCCTGAAAGATAGTAATAGTTTATATTAATTTTAGATTTTTTTGTTTAACTTTTTAGTAAGTTTCGCATTAGGCTGCCTGTTTTTATATTTTGTTTTAATATTTTTTAAAAACTGCTTTTATAGAATAAATAGAATAAGCTTGAATAAAAAATCAATTATATTTTTTTATGTTTTTTTATATAATGAATGTTATTAAGTTGGATATTAAAGTTAGATTAGGTTTTATTGTATTTATATATAAATTGGTCTTTGCATATTATTTGTAGTTGTATTTAAGGTAATTAAAGTTATATCTTTGATAAACCGATTTAAAAGGGGTATTTATGTTTAATGAAAAAATTTTGGATGCTTTAGAGGATCTCTCAAATATTTCTGATGATCAACTTCTTGATGTTACTGAAAAATCAAAAAGAGGATATCAGTTGATCAAAGAAGAAAGACTTTCTGAAGCAGAAAGCTTGTTTTCTGATATCCTTGAAAAGGATAATGAGAACAATTATGCTCTTGTTGGGCTAGGGGATATTGAAAGGAAGAAGAATAATTACGATAAAGCAATAGTTTATTATCAAAGATGCCTTGTAAAGCACCCAAACAATAATTATGCTCTTTTTGGACTTGGAGATTGTTACAGAAGTTTGGATGATTATAAAAAAGCTACAGACATATGGGAAGAGTATTTAAAATTTGATCCTGAGAATATAACGGTTTTAACAAGAGTTGCGTCATCTTATAGAAAATTAAAAAATTTTCAAAAATCTAAGCAAACGTATCTTAAGGTAATGGAATTAATGCCTGAGAATGATTATGCCCTTGTGGGGATTGGTCATTTGTATTACGATTTTAAAGAATATAAAGAGGCTTTAAAGTATTGGCTTAAAATGTATGAATTAAATCAATCTAAGGTTGACGTTAGGGTATTAACTTCAATTGGCAATTGTTATCGTAAGCTAAGGGAATTTACCAGGGGAATTTATTTTTTTAAAAAAGCTTTAGAGATTTCACCTAGCAATTTTTATGCTGTTTTTGGGCTTGCTGATTGTTATAGGGGGAATAAGGACTATAAAGAGGCTTTGAAATATTGGCTTGATATTATCGAAAAAGATCCAAAAAATAATTTGGTTCTTACAAGAGTAGGAGATGCTTATCGCTATTT
It contains:
- a CDS encoding UDP-N-acetylmuramoyl-L-alanyl-D-glutamate--2,6-diaminopimelate ligase: MNKKLNDVLLKLDQDLIKYVKGSLNLEISGVTYSSKLVLPRFVFFALPGIRFDGHDFIEMAIQKGSNVIVCSQDLDFYSPNVTYIKVDDFSIRKFMSNFSNIFYDEPSKKLKVIGVTGTDGKSSVCYYIYLLLKKRGIKVGFVSTVFFDDGSGSLIKNPYRQSTPESTEIHAFLSNMVKNGVQYAVLESTSHGLDFETARLIDVNYFAAVFTNIGHDHLEFHGTIRNYVNVKLGLFQSVSDDAGFGVINLDDVYSSDFKNAIKKSFTYSLKNSQADFFVSFIDEKTDSTRFEFYYKGIKYFANVNLLGSFNVENVMAALILVSKLLNIDIQDIVDELVCIKSLDGRMDSINLGQNFSVIIDYAHTPGAFSKLFPIFKRFAINRLISVFGSAGERDVAKRFLQGQISDIYSDLILLCDEDPRGENSMCIIKDIAKGIVNKVVNRDLFFIPDRRQAIEKAISLARAGDLVVALGKGHESSIIYKNREMFWNEQEVVKNAILSLEKEK
- a CDS encoding D-alanine--D-alanine ligase, with translation MKKNLMLIFGGVSFEHEISCKSAYSIYLALLDLNKYNIYPVYIDKCSGIWYLLDSVSDPPNPINTDVLPIVSLLPGLGIFSNNKNLDIDVVFPVVHGRTGEDGAIQGVLKVMDIPCVGAGIMGSAISSNKYFCKLLLKSFNIPIVPFIGFRQHDYFLDKEEVKKNVKESLGYPVIVKPAVLGSSIGINVAYSENQIESFIEEALKYDLTIVIEKFIEAREIECSIIGNEKMKIFSPGEVVVQDFIFYDYDAKYSVIPGNSIIFNIPAHLETNQLLSIKEYAFLVYKNLELRGMARVDFFVEKKSGVIYLNEINTIPGFTDISMFAKMCSHDGLQFKDLVDNLIDYAFQSYINRKKRINFED
- the spoT gene encoding guanosine-3',5'-bis(diphosphate) 3'-pyrophosphohydrolase → MIQAYEIAHLIKINDLEKARSIFKKTIENTYKDEFERKNIFKALEIAEQLHYGQYRESGEPYIIHPIMVSLFLAKFQLDFKATIAGLLHDVLEDTNIEKEEIVREFDEEILSLIDGVTKIHDLHNKTRSIKEANTISKMFFAMTHDIRIIIIKLADKLHNMTTLSYLPKNRQDRIAKDCLSTYVPIAERLGISSLKTYLEDLSFKHLYPKDYKEIKNFLSETKIEREKKLYKGKLSIEKELQKSGIEAEITVRSKHFYSIFRKMQTRTNKLTQIFDTLGIRIICKKQKECYEILEIVHRVWKPIPGRLKDYIASPKENKYQSLHTTVRIPEDNQLIEIQIRTEEMDRIANYGVAAHWIYKEQIALKADDLSFINRIKKWQQESANKSQYSMNDIHKELLNTFIYVYTPEGEVVELPFGSNSIDFAYIIHTDIGDQALYAKINGKISSITKPLKNEQIVEIFTSKDSKPDVIWLNSVRTKKARSKIRSWLNKNDNTIFVDNNIIAYLVGANKEQRKLFSLFKAYTKTKIKRIAVDSECNPTTGEDIIGIIHKDEIIVHNENCQKLKYYKKNQLIEVEWEATPTRKVHHIILLLKEFKGIFSYLENIFTINDVRLISEKIEDCGNGHGITNIIVSSNAKNIAKIIYALKENPNILQIMQVEEDIKNYDN
- the prmC gene encoding peptide chain release factor N(5)-glutamine methyltransferase: MNVNEVINYAKSKNLDTIEALLILELVLKTKKELIIANIKKSLTKKEKNLFFDHIDNIEKGTPIHYILRKKEFMGIEFTLNKHVLIPRFDTECLVEEALIQIQQNGFKKILDLCCGSGCIGLSIAYYMKKKIMLSDISIKALQIVTKNTKKLKLERFVEIIQSNLLKCIKGKLDIIITNPPYLNKEELEIKNKIKKEPSRALLGFGKDGLNISRKILSQAKEKLNPNGLIIIESAPWQIKSLKDFAIKKGFSHLKTIYDLEKRARALVLGQKHDTSI
- the prfA gene encoding peptide chain release factor 1, whose product is MFLEKLNSATSKIKSIEEKLQDINLIKNQKKYSKIIKEYTHLEKINTKKIEYEKILNQIKDNKIILEKEDQQEMKELIKQELIDLDKKKEDLEHEIKILLLPQDENDSKNIIIEIRAGTGGEEAALFANNLYGMYIKYSEKKKWKTEIINFNETELGGFKEIIFEIKGKDVFKKLKYESGVHRVQRIPITESNGRLQTSAATVAVLPNIEETEIDINEKDLRIDVYRSSGAGGQHVNTTDSAVRITHLPTGIVVQCQNERSQHKNKDQAMKILRARLYEFEDSKKQEQRSNNRKQQVGSGDRSERIRTYNFPQNRITDHRANITLYKLEEFMQGELDPLLDPLTIELQEQTLKSNNI
- a CDS encoding tetratricopeptide repeat protein; its protein translation is MFNEKILDALEDLSNISDDQLLDVTEKSKRGYQLIKEERLSEAESLFSDILEKDNENNYALVGLGDIERKKNNYDKAIVYYQRCLVKHPNNNYALFGLGDCYRSLDDYKKATDIWEEYLKFDPENITVLTRVASSYRKLKNFQKSKQTYLKVMELMPENDYALVGIGHLYYDFKEYKEALKYWLKMYELNQSKVDVRVLTSIGNCYRKLREFTRGIYFFKKALEISPSNFYAVFGLADCYRGNKDYKEALKYWLDIIEKDPKNNLVLTRVGDAYRYLNDYENAQIYYKKALDVDFDMFAILGLALIQKEQGKYEEALIAIKSLIKNNPKNSALYVSAAECYEALGQIGNAVDILSSFLHLGMKNIIVIDYLTALRKKME